DNA sequence from the Deinococcus humi genome:
GGTGCTGGTGGGCAGCATGGCGCTCGACCTCTTCAGCGTGCTGTTCGGGGGCGCGGTGGCCCTGCTGCCCATCTTCGCCTCCGATATCCTGCGGGTGGGGCCGGTTGGCCTGAGCGTCATGGTGGCCGCCCCAAGCGTGGGGGCGCTGGGGGTCATGCTGTACGCCACGCACCGCCCGCCGGGCAAGAATGCGGGCCGCACGCTGCTGGTGGCGGTGGCGGGCTTCGGCGTGAGCATCATCACCTTCGGCCTGTCCCACAATTTCTATCTGAGTGTGGCCGCGCTGGTTGCCACCGGCCTGTTTGACGGCATCAGCATGGTGATCCGCAGCGCCACGTTGCAACTCAAGGCACCGGACCATATGCGCGGACGGGTCAACTCGGTCAGCGGCATGTTCATCGGGGCCAGCAATGAACTGGGCGCTTTCGAGAGCGGCGTGGCGGCCAGCCTGCTCGGCACGGCCCGCAGCGTGTGGCTGGGCGGCATCGTCACCTTGATCGTGGTGGGTGTGACTGCGTACCTGGCTCCCGAACTGCGGGCCATGAATCTGGACGACATCGAAGATGATCTGCCGCACGACCTGCCCGAGGCAGATATGGCGGCACCCAAGCCTTCGCCAGACGTCGCGCCGCGTCTCTGATCGGCGGGCTGGGGCCTTCAGCCTCGACCCCAGCCCGGCTGTTGAGCTTGCCAAGACCGCTCGACTGTCCGGCCTAGCGCCGCCAGCGCGGGCCGTCCTTGGTATCTTCCACGGTCACGCCCACCGCCGTCAGGGTGTCGCGCAGCTCGTCGGATTCGGCGTACTGCTTGTTCAGGCGGTAGTTCTGGCGGGCCTTCAGGACCAGTTCCATCAGGGTGCTGACCACCTGTGAATCGTCCTGCTGGGCCGTACCTCCCCCGGCGAACAGGCCCAGCACACCCTCGCCCAGATTGCGGAAAGCGTCACGCGCCCGCTCCAGCGAGGCCCGCCCGACGGTTCCGGCGGCTAGGGCGGTGTTCAGGTCACCACTCAGACCGAACAGCGCCGCCACCGCCTTGGGGGTATTGAAGTCGTCACGCATGGCGTCCTCAAACGCCCTGACGTGCGCCTCGATTTTGCGGTCCAGCGCGGCGTCCTCCCCGTCCGGCGCGTCGCCCAGACGGCGCTCGATCTCGTGCAGCGTCTCGCTCAGACGGCGGTAACCGTTCTTCGCCGCCTCGAAGGCCGCGTCGCTGAATTCGGTAATGGAGCGGTAGTGGCTGCTGACCAGCAGGAAGCGCACCACCATCGGGTCATGTCGCTTCAAGACGTCCTCAATCGTGGTGAAGTTGCCCTTGCTCTTGCTCATCTTCTCGCCGCCGATGGTCAGCATGTTGTTGTGCATCCAGTAGCGCGCAAAGGCGTGGCCGGCCGCCTCAGCCTGCGCGATCTCGGCCTCGTGGTGCGGGAATTCCAGGTCAAGGCCGCCGCCGTGGATGTCGAAGCCCTCGCCCAGGTACTTGAGACTCATGGCCGAGCATTCGATGTGCCAGCCCGGAAAGCCCTCGCCCCACGGGGAAGGCCAGCGCATGATGTGGCCGCCTTCCGCCTTCTTCCACAGCGCAAAGTCACGGGCGTCGCGCTTGTCGCCGCGCACCGCCTCGCGGGTCCCTTCCTCCTGATCGTCGATCTTGCGCCCCGACAGCTTGCCGTACTCGGGCCAGCTGCGCACGTCGAAATACACGCTGCCCTCGGATTCGTAGGCGTGACCGCGCTCAATCAGTTCCTCAATCAGGGCGATCTGCTCGGTGATGTGCCCGGTGGCGCGCGGATTGATGCTGGGCCGGAGGACATTCAGGGCGGCCATGTCGTTCATGAACGACCAGAAGTACTTGTCGGCCACCTCCATAGGCTCCAGCCGCTCCAGCGCGGCGCGTTTGGCAATCTTGTCCTCGCCGTCATCGCTGTCGTCCTGCAGGTGGCCCACGTCGGTGATGTTTGCCACGTAACGCACCGCGTAGCCGAAATGCATGAAGGCGCGGCGGATCACGTCGAAGGCCACCTCTTTCTTGGCATGTCCCAGGTGCGCGTCGCTGTAGACGGTGGGTCCGCATAGGTACATGCCCACATGCCCCGGCGTGGTAGGCACGAAGGGCACTTTCTGGCGGTGCATGGTGTCGTACAGGACGATGCCCGAATCGGGCTGGGACGGTGTGGTGGAAGAGGGGGTGGTCACGGGCGGCTCCTTGGCGGGCTGAGAGGATGGGAAGACAATAAAAAGCCGCGCCACAACAGCAGTCGGGGCGCGGACGGCAGACGGAGGGCTGCTTTACCGCAATCGGAGGCAACACACGGTCTTCATAGGGAGCAGCTTAGCAGATGGAGGGGCGAAGAGCGGAATCCAAACTCAATCTTCAGGCCACACCTGAATCACAAAGGTCAGACCGCCTTCTGGATTTGGCCGCCCCGCGACCCGCAGCCAGACCCGGCCAGGTGGCACCGGAACGTAAATTTCTGGACTCTCCATAAGTACGATGTCTCCCATAGCGAGAAGGCCGGAATCAATCGTCAGAATGGCCTCAGCGTAAGTGGGCCATTCGCCCGATGGGGGCAGGGGAGCATTTGGAAAGACCTCAATGCCGACGAATATTGTGAAAATCCAATCACGCTCATCCCAGCAAGAAACCGATAGTTGTGTTTTTCTAACACTTAACGGCTCATCATCTTCCGCCGGAGGATCCCAAAGCGGGGCTTCGTCGGGGTCATAGTGGGCGTGGGGATCATAGAGAACGAAACAACTATGGGATGGCTGAAAGCTTGCTTCGTGTGCCATATCCCAGCCTAGACCCTTACTCCAGTTCCAGATAAATCGCCTTCAGGTATTCGGCTTCGGCAAAGGAGGCGTGGTGATCGGGAGCGTGGCGGGTGGTGGCCAGTTCCTTCCATTTTCTGCCGCTGGCCTGGGCTGCGGCGCGCACGGAGTCCCAGAATTCCTCGGCGCTGACGTGGGCAGAACACGAGGCACTCAGGAGGATGCCGCCCCTGTCCAGCCGCGCGATCCCATCTGCCGCCAGCCTGCCGTAAGCGCGAATGGCCCCCGCCCGCTCAGTCTCGCGGCGGGCCAGCGAGGGTGGATCGAGGACCACCAGATCGAAGGTGCGGCGGGTCCCGGACAGCCACTCGAACACATCCGCCTGTACGGTCTCATGTGACGTGGTCAGGTCCGGATTCAGCGCGAAATTGCGCTCCGCCCCGGCCAAAGCGTGAGCGCTGATGTCCAAGCTGACCACCTGTGTGGCGCCGCCCCGCGCCGCGTACAGCGAGAAGCCGCCCGAAAAGGAAAAGGCATTCAGCACCCGCCTGCCCCGCGAGAGCCGCTCTACCCGCCGCCGGTTTTCGCGCTGATCCAGAAAGAAGCCGGTTTTCTGGCCGCGCAGCACATCGGCCTCGAAGGCCAAACCAGATTCGTGAAAGACGACGGGGTTCTCTGGCAGCTCTCCCAACAGCACCTGACCGTCCGACAGTCCTGCCTCTGCCGCGTGGGCCTGAATATTGCGGCTGAGGCGCAGGATCATCGCACAGTCCGGGAAACGTTCTGAGAGAAGGTCCAGCAGGCGGTCCAGATGCGGGAACCACGCCGCCGTGTAGACCTTGAGGACCAGCACGCGGCCATAACGGTCCACCACCAGACCGCCGAAGCCGTCGGATTCGCCGTTCAGGACGCGGTAGCCGTCGGTGTCCGGCGAGTTCGCCAGGGCCGCGCGCCTGGCCAGCGCCGTCTCCAGATGGGCGGCCCACCAGGCGTCGTCCAGCGTGGCCGGGGAGCCGGCATGCAGCACGCGCACCCGCAGCGGCGAGTGCGGGTCATACAGGCCGATCGCCAGAAAGCGGTCCCGACGGTCATAGATCACCGCCAGTTCCCCGGCCTGACCATCGCGGTTCTGCTCGCGCACGCTGGATTCGTAGACCCAGGGATGGCCGGCACGCACGTAGCCTTCCGCCGCCGCCGTCACGCGCAGGCGCAGGCGGGGGCGGGCGGGGATGGAGACGGACATTCGCGGAGGGTAGCAGATGGGCCGGGGGCTGCGGGCGTCCCTGGCCCCAGGCCCTACACTGCTGGGCGCATGGCCGATCTAGCCGAAGGTTTCCGCACCGTCTTCTCGGGCGACTACCCGCGCCTGCTGCTCTCAGGGCTGGCCCTCACGCTGGCGGTCAGCGTGTGTGCGCTGGGCGTGTCCGTGGTGCTGGGGACGATGCTGGGGGTGCTGCGGGTCTTGCGCGTGCCGCTGCTGGGGCCGATAGGCAACGCTTACGTGGAGGTGGTGCGCGGCATTCCGCTGATCGTGCTGCTGAGCGTGGTGTATTACGGCCTGCCCGCGCTGGGCCTCACGCTGGGCGGCTTTCCGGCGGCGGTGCTGGCCCTGGGCCTTTACTCGGCGGCCTACACCTCCGAGATCGTGCGGGGCGGTCTGAGTAGCGTGCCCCTGGGCCAGATCGAGGCGGGCCGCAGCCTGGGGCTGAGCCGCGCGCAGGCGATGCGCTTCGTGGTGCTGCCGCAGGCGTGGCGGGTGGCGCTACCGGCCCTCGGCAACGAGTTTGTCAGCCTGATCCTGGGCAGCAGCCTCGCCAGCGCCGTGACCCTGCAGGAGCTATTCGCACAGGGCAAGTACATCACCGGGGTCACCTACCGCCAGTTCGAGGTCTACGCCGTGCTGGCGCTGATCTACTTTCTGCTGACCTTCAGCCTGACGCGGCTGGTCCGGGCGCTGGAACGGCGGCTGGGGCGTGGGCAGGTAGGGGTGGAACGGCGGGTCATCTAGGAGGGATGCGGGCAGGTGACGGCAGGCGAAGAAAGCTCCTACTGCGAGCGTCCCGCGTCCCGCTCCGCCATTTCGTCCGCCCATGCCAGCACCGCCGCGCTCTGGTACGCGGCCAGCCCTTCGCCCGCGCTGTCGATATTGCGGGTAAAGCGTTCGTCGGCCACCCACATCTGCGCCAGTCCGCGCATCATCCCCGGCGAGGCGTCGTAATAACGGGCCGAGAGATGGGCGCGGTGATCGGCAGCCACTGCCCTCGCCTCAGGGGAATCCGGCGGCGTTCCGGCGTACATCAGGGCCAGATAGCGGGAAGAAATGGCGTTCATCTCGGCCTTCACCGCTTCCCAGTCGGCCCTGCTGTACTTGCTGGTGCGCCGGGCACTCTGCCGGTAAGCGTCGGTGTCCCCCCAGCGTTCATTGGCCTCGGCCTCGTGTTCGGCAGGATCGAAACCGTCAAAGAGGTCCTTCAGTTCTGCGTTGGTCATGATAGGAACTCCCTCGCCGCGCTCGGCGGCTTTCAGATAGATCAGGGCGGCGTCCAGGGCGATCTGGGTGCGGCGCTGCTTCTCGCGCAGCAGGGCCACCTGGGTCCGCAGTGCCTCCACCTCGCTGCCGGGCGGAGCGTCCAGCAGGCGCGTGATCTCGGCCAGGGGAAACCCCAGTTCGCGGTAGCTCAGCGCCCGCCATAGCCGTGCCAGATCGGCGGGCGTGTACAGGCGGTAGCCCGCCTCCGTCCGCCCACCGGGCCTCAGCAACCCGATGTCGTCGTAGTGGTGCAGCGTGCGGACGCTCAGCCGGGTCAGCAGGGCCACCTCGCCCACCGTCCAGGTTTGTCCGGCGCTGTGTTCCGGGATCTGGGTCACGTCGTGCACCACAGCAGCGTAACGGCTGACGTAACGTGAGGGTCAAGGGAATCAGACTGGCAGGACAATAGAGAAGCACAGGACGAGCAGACCTGCTGGCCGCGCTCAGTCCAGCTTGAAAGCGGTCGCGTCTTCCGGGGGCAGGGTCAGATGCAAAAAGCCGTTGCTCACGCGGATCTTGGCGTTCTGCCCGGCGAACAGGGTCGGAATGACGGCGCTGGTTCCGTTGTTCAGCTCCAGGCCGTCTAGCTTCAGGCCCAGGCTGCTCAGCCGGACCGAATAGCTGCGCCGCTCCTTGCCGCCGTGCCAGGCCACCAGCACCCGCTGGCCATCCTGTTCGCGCGTGAACAGCAGCAGCCGGTCGGCGAGACTGGATGGCGTTTTCAGGAGGCTCAACGTCCCACGGCTCAGCGCCGGACTGGCCTGCCGAACGGCGATGGCGTTCCGGGCCACCTCGAACACACTCCTCTCCTGGGGCGTCCACTTGTCCTCGAAGCGCATGTCACGGCGGTTGTCGGGGTCCGCCCCGCCGCGCATGGCGATCTCGGTGCCCTGCCAGATCACCGGCACGCCGCGCAGGGTCATCATGGCCCGCAGGCCGTATTTGGTGCGTGCCTGGCCCACGTCCTCAAACAGCGAACCCTGCGCGAAACGCGGCACGTCGTGGTTGTCCAGGAACAGCGCCACCTCGCCGGGGCGCGGCAGTTCTCCCTGCCGGGAGAGCACGGCGGCCACGCTGTCGAGCCCCTGGCCGGACATGATGCTGTTCTTCATGGCGGCCTGCAGACTGAACAGGAACAGGCTGTCGAAGCCCCGGCGCTGCCACTCGGCCACCGTGCCGCTGTCGGCGTTGTACCACTCGCCCAGCGTCCAGATCCCGGCGGCGCGGTCATCGGCCAGCAGATCGCCCAGGAACATCCCGTCCACGTTCTTGATGGCATCGTAACGGAAGCCCTGCACGCCCTGATCCCGCCAGAACCGGGCGTTGCCCAGCAGCAGGTCACGCACCTGGGGATTGCCCTGCTTCAGGTCCGGCAGCCCCGCCAGCGGGCAGTCAACGTCCTTGAGGCGTGAGGCATCACATTCGACCTTGCCGTTGAACCACGTCGGATGCTCCCTGACGGCGGGGGCCAGATACCCGTAATGGTTGATGACCTGATCCAGCACCACCCGCATTCCCTCCACCTCTGCGGCCTGCACAAAGGTCCCGAAATCGGCCAGGGTGCCGAAGTGAGGGTCCACCTTGCGGAAATCGGCGGGCCAGTACCCGTGATACGGGGCGGTGTCGAAGGAATTCGTGGGCTGCTGCTGGTAGATCGGCGTCAGCCAGACGGCGGTGGCCCCCAGCTTCTTGATGTAGGGCAGTCGCTGGGTCAGCCCGGCCAGATCGCCGCCGTGCCACGCGCGCGGGTCCGCGCGGTTGACACCCGCGTTGTTGGCAGCGTTCCCATCGGAGAAGCGGTCCGGCATGACCTGATAGATGACCTGCCCCTCGAACGAGGACAGCGGCATGTTGCCCTGGGCCGCCGCTCCTGCCGACCCGAGGAGGAGGCCAAGGAGAATGGTTTTTCGCATGCAGCATGTTAGTCCCGCATGGGCGGCAGATGGGAAAGTCAGAAGGGGGCATTGGGGGTATTGCCTCCCCCAGTGCCCCTCAACGAGAGTTCAGCGCAGCGCCACCCTCAGCGCGTCCGCTCGCCGTCCATCAGGCGCCACAGCCCATGCGGGTTGGCGTCCTGCAGTTCGGGGGGCAGGGCGCGGTCGGGAAAGTCCTGATACGCGCGCAGTCGCGTAAAGCGCTCGATGGCGCGGCTGCCCACGCTGGTGCTGCTGCCCCCGTCGCTGGTGGCCGGAAAGGGACCGCCGTGGACCATCGCGTGGCCCACCTCCACCCCTGTCGGGAAGCCGTTCAGAACCACACGCCCGGCCCGCGTGCCCATAGCGTGCAACAGGTCAGACAGGCCGTCCAGTTCGTCGTCCGTGGCGTGAAGCGTGGCCGTCAGTTGACCTTCCAGCCCGGCCAGCACGGGCGTGACCTCGGTCAGGTCTTCATAACGCACCGCCACACTGATGGGGCCGAAGACTTCATCGGCCAGCTCGGCGGTGAACTGGGCGAGAGGGACGCCGAGCAGTTGTGGCTGTGCCCCGATCTGGGTGGCCGCACCCTGGGTCAGGGCCTGGATGCCTGCTTTTGCCAGATGCCCCGCTGCTCCTTGCTGATAGGCCTTCAAAATGCCGCCCGTGAGCAGGGTGCAGGCCGGCGTCGCGTCCAGCCTGGCCGCCACCTGTTGCAGGAATTCATCGCCCACCTGACCCACCGGGACGAACAGCAGGCCCGGCTGGGTGCACAGCTGACCGCCCGAACCGCTGATGCTGACGGCCAGCCCGTCCGCCAGCGCCGCCGCCTTCGCCTCCAGCGCAGCCTGGGTAAACACACTGGGATTGACGCTGCTCATCTCCGCGTAGACCGGGATCGGCACGTCGCGGGCCTGGGCCGCCGCCACCAGGGCCAGACCGCCGGTGCGGGAGCCGGTGAAGCCGACGGCGTGAATGTCGGGATGCTGGGCCAGTTGCACGCCCAGCTCGTAACCGTCCTCGTAAATGATGCCGAAGACACCTGCGGGCAGGCCAACTTGCGCGGCCGCCTCCTGAATGGCCTCTGCGGCCAGTCTTGACGTGGCCGGATGCGCCGGGTGCGCCTTGACCACCACCGGACAGCCCGCCGCCAGCGCCGAGGCGGTATCGCCTCCGGCCACGCTGAAGGCCAGCGGAAAGTTGCTGGCCCCGAACACTGCCACCGGCCCCAGCGGGACGCGCAGGCTGCGCACATCCGGTTTGGGGAGCGGCTTGCGGGACGGGTCGCCGTGATCAATGCGGGCGTCCACCCATGAGCCCTCTGCCGCCACCCGCGCGAACAGGCGCAGCTGGTTGGCGGTGCGCCCCACCTCGCCGCGCAAGCGGGCCTCCGGCAGGCCGGTCTCCCCCATCGCCGCCGCGATCAGCTCGCCGGCCCGCGCCTCGATGCCGGCGGCGGCGGCGTTCAGGAAGTCGGCGCGCAGCTGGGGGGCACTCGCCGCGAAGCCCCTCGCCGCCTCGCTCGCCGCCGCCACGATGCTTGCCAGCTCCTGGGGGGTGGTCACGGGGAACGCGGGTGACAGCGGTTGTCCTGTGGCCGGATTCGTCGCCTGGAAAGTGCGGGCGGTCATGCGCCCACGACCGCAGGCACGCGCGCGGACGCGGCGTTCAGGATCTCGCGGGTTTCGGCCTTCTCGGCGTCGGTGAGTTCCAGCCGGGGGGCGCGGACGCGGGCGCTGCCGTGCCCGGTTTCCTCCTGCACGAATTTGATCAGTTGCACGAACTTGTTCACCACGTCCAGGCGCAGCAGCGGCAGGAACCAGCGGTACAGTTCGGCGGCCTCCACCGTCCTGCCGTCACGGGCCAGTTCGAACAGGCGCACGCTCTCGGCGGGGTAGGCGTTGATCAGGCCCGCGACCCAGCCGGTGGCCCCCGCCGCCACCCCCTCCACGATGGCGTCGTCGAGCCCCACCAGCACGTCCACCGACTCGGGCAGGGCGGCGCGCAGGGCGGTGACGCGGCGCACGTCCCCGCTGCTCTCCTTGACGCCGCGCAGGTTGGCGTGCTCCCCGGCCAGCTCGGCGATCTGGTGGGCCAGGAAATCGGTGCGGTACGCGCCGGGGTTGTTGTACAGGATCACCGGCAGTTCGGTGGCTTCCACCAGCGCGGCCATGTGCGCCTTCATCTCGCGCCAGTCACTGGTGTATACGTAGGGCGGCAGAGCCATCAGGCCGCCGCAGCCCACATCCCGCGCCGCTCTGGCCAGCCGCACGCCGCCCGCCGTGCTCAGGCTGGCGATGCCGGGAATCACAGGCTTGCCGTCCAGCGCGTCCACCAGCGTTTCCAGCACCGCCAGCTTCTCGTCCATCTCCAGCGTGTTGGTCTCGCCCAGCGAGCCCAGCGGAATCATGCCGCTGCACCCGGCGGCCATCATCCAGCGGGCGTGCTCACGCAGAAAGCCGTGGTCGACGCTGCCGTCGGCATTGAAAGGGGTGGTGATGGCGGGAAAGACGCCGCGGAAGGGGTGGGCGGTCGAGGCAGTGTTGGTCATGGCAGGGCTCCTTGGGGTGAGGGGATGGGTTTGAGAAGAGACGGGAAGCTTTATGCGGTTAC
Encoded proteins:
- a CDS encoding dihydrodipicolinate synthase family protein, yielding MTNTASTAHPFRGVFPAITTPFNADGSVDHGFLREHARWMMAAGCSGMIPLGSLGETNTLEMDEKLAVLETLVDALDGKPVIPGIASLSTAGGVRLARAARDVGCGGLMALPPYVYTSDWREMKAHMAALVEATELPVILYNNPGAYRTDFLAHQIAELAGEHANLRGVKESSGDVRRVTALRAALPESVDVLVGLDDAIVEGVAAGATGWVAGLINAYPAESVRLFELARDGRTVEAAELYRWFLPLLRLDVVNKFVQLIKFVQEETGHGSARVRAPRLELTDAEKAETREILNAASARVPAVVGA
- a CDS encoding amino acid ABC transporter permease, which codes for MADLAEGFRTVFSGDYPRLLLSGLALTLAVSVCALGVSVVLGTMLGVLRVLRVPLLGPIGNAYVEVVRGIPLIVLLSVVYYGLPALGLTLGGFPAAVLALGLYSAAYTSEIVRGGLSSVPLGQIEAGRSLGLSRAQAMRFVVLPQAWRVALPALGNEFVSLILGSSLASAVTLQELFAQGKYITGVTYRQFEVYAVLALIYFLLTFSLTRLVRALERRLGRGQVGVERRVI
- a CDS encoding 23S rRNA (cytosine(2499)-C(5))-methyltransferase, whose amino-acid sequence is MSVSIPARPRLRLRVTAAAEGYVRAGHPWVYESSVREQNRDGQAGELAVIYDRRDRFLAIGLYDPHSPLRVRVLHAGSPATLDDAWWAAHLETALARRAALANSPDTDGYRVLNGESDGFGGLVVDRYGRVLVLKVYTAAWFPHLDRLLDLLSERFPDCAMILRLSRNIQAHAAEAGLSDGQVLLGELPENPVVFHESGLAFEADVLRGQKTGFFLDQRENRRRVERLSRGRRVLNAFSFSGGFSLYAARGGATQVVSLDISAHALAGAERNFALNPDLTTSHETVQADVFEWLSGTRRTFDLVVLDPPSLARRETERAGAIRAYGRLAADGIARLDRGGILLSASCSAHVSAEEFWDSVRAAAQASGRKWKELATTRHAPDHHASFAEAEYLKAIYLELE
- a CDS encoding aldehyde dehydrogenase (NADP(+)); amino-acid sequence: MTARTFQATNPATGQPLSPAFPVTTPQELASIVAAASEAARGFAASAPQLRADFLNAAAAGIEARAGELIAAAMGETGLPEARLRGEVGRTANQLRLFARVAAEGSWVDARIDHGDPSRKPLPKPDVRSLRVPLGPVAVFGASNFPLAFSVAGGDTASALAAGCPVVVKAHPAHPATSRLAAEAIQEAAAQVGLPAGVFGIIYEDGYELGVQLAQHPDIHAVGFTGSRTGGLALVAAAQARDVPIPVYAEMSSVNPSVFTQAALEAKAAALADGLAVSISGSGGQLCTQPGLLFVPVGQVGDEFLQQVAARLDATPACTLLTGGILKAYQQGAAGHLAKAGIQALTQGAATQIGAQPQLLGVPLAQFTAELADEVFGPISVAVRYEDLTEVTPVLAGLEGQLTATLHATDDELDGLSDLLHAMGTRAGRVVLNGFPTGVEVGHAMVHGGPFPATSDGGSSTSVGSRAIERFTRLRAYQDFPDRALPPELQDANPHGLWRLMDGERTR
- a CDS encoding TipAS antibiotic-recognition domain-containing protein produces the protein MHDVTQIPEHSAGQTWTVGEVALLTRLSVRTLHHYDDIGLLRPGGRTEAGYRLYTPADLARLWRALSYRELGFPLAEITRLLDAPPGSEVEALRTQVALLREKQRRTQIALDAALIYLKAAERGEGVPIMTNAELKDLFDGFDPAEHEAEANERWGDTDAYRQSARRTSKYSRADWEAVKAEMNAISSRYLALMYAGTPPDSPEARAVAADHRAHLSARYYDASPGMMRGLAQMWVADERFTRNIDSAGEGLAAYQSAAVLAWADEMAERDAGRSQ
- the cysS gene encoding cysteine--tRNA ligase yields the protein MTTPSSTTPSQPDSGIVLYDTMHRQKVPFVPTTPGHVGMYLCGPTVYSDAHLGHAKKEVAFDVIRRAFMHFGYAVRYVANITDVGHLQDDSDDGEDKIAKRAALERLEPMEVADKYFWSFMNDMAALNVLRPSINPRATGHITEQIALIEELIERGHAYESEGSVYFDVRSWPEYGKLSGRKIDDQEEGTREAVRGDKRDARDFALWKKAEGGHIMRWPSPWGEGFPGWHIECSAMSLKYLGEGFDIHGGGLDLEFPHHEAEIAQAEAAGHAFARYWMHNNMLTIGGEKMSKSKGNFTTIEDVLKRHDPMVVRFLLVSSHYRSITEFSDAAFEAAKNGYRRLSETLHEIERRLGDAPDGEDAALDRKIEAHVRAFEDAMRDDFNTPKAVAALFGLSGDLNTALAAGTVGRASLERARDAFRNLGEGVLGLFAGGGTAQQDDSQVVSTLMELVLKARQNYRLNKQYAESDELRDTLTAVGVTVEDTKDGPRWRR
- a CDS encoding alpha-amylase family glycosyl hydrolase is translated as MRKTILLGLLLGSAGAAAQGNMPLSSFEGQVIYQVMPDRFSDGNAANNAGVNRADPRAWHGGDLAGLTQRLPYIKKLGATAVWLTPIYQQQPTNSFDTAPYHGYWPADFRKVDPHFGTLADFGTFVQAAEVEGMRVVLDQVINHYGYLAPAVREHPTWFNGKVECDASRLKDVDCPLAGLPDLKQGNPQVRDLLLGNARFWRDQGVQGFRYDAIKNVDGMFLGDLLADDRAAGIWTLGEWYNADSGTVAEWQRRGFDSLFLFSLQAAMKNSIMSGQGLDSVAAVLSRQGELPRPGEVALFLDNHDVPRFAQGSLFEDVGQARTKYGLRAMMTLRGVPVIWQGTEIAMRGGADPDNRRDMRFEDKWTPQERSVFEVARNAIAVRQASPALSRGTLSLLKTPSSLADRLLLFTREQDGQRVLVAWHGGKERRSYSVRLSSLGLKLDGLELNNGTSAVIPTLFAGQNAKIRVSNGFLHLTLPPEDATAFKLD